Proteins from a genomic interval of Salvelinus sp. IW2-2015 linkage group LG14, ASM291031v2, whole genome shotgun sequence:
- the irf9 gene encoding interferon regulatory factor 9 — protein sequence MASGRIRSTRRLRSWMVDQVSSGRYPGLIWDDDAKTMFRIPWKHAGKQDFRSEEDGAIFKAWAVFKGKLSDGGRVDPASWKTRLRCALNKSPEFREVPERSQLDISEPYKVYCLVPMNEQVLGNVKIKGRARAGGRKRRSSDSDSEEEEEEEVVVKQMKEEVITAPITMSVQEIEESVLTIQQDQFNQPLVILKSDGTIDELQVNVTIETVPPPGARDSFHVLVKYIGQEVLKREVIGSDVRIAYLPSSPVPPTLMMGGFPRIPLPESPSTLTSSPGIGPRLQALSTLLPFMEKGVILTSTGAGIYAKRYCQGRVFWTGPHSTTTGPHKMNRAVEPVLLFDRDAFKMELDHFRSYGGDPPQCVITLCFGEEFSATEDPSSKLIITQITLPWAQQQVKEAEDFRESMTYLRDIASQSGDVTINLVPVPYP from the exons ATGGCATCTGGGAGAATTCGCTCAACCCGCAGACTACGCTCCTGGATGGTAGACCAG GTCAGCAGTGGGAGGTACCCTGGCCTGATATGGGACGATGACGCCAAGACCATGTTTCGTATCCCCTGGAAACACGCCGGGAAACAGGACTTCCGCAGTGAAGAGGATGGTGCCATCTTCAAG GCATGGGCAGTGTTTAAGGGGAAGTTGTCCGATGGGGGTCGTGTGGACCCTGCCTCCTGGAAGACCCGGCTGCGCTGTGCTCTCAATAAGAGCCCGGAGTTCAGAGAGGTCCCCGAGAGGTCCCAGCTAGACATCTCCGAACCATACAAAGTGTACTGCCTTGTACCGATGAATGAACAAG TGTTGGGGAATGTTAAAATAAAGGGCCGAgccagagcaggagggaggaagagaaggagcagCGATTCAGatagcgaggaggaggaggaggaggaggttgtaGTCAAACAGATGAAAGAGGAGGTCATCACCGCCCCAATCACCATG TCTGTTCAGGAGATTGAGGAAAGTGTTCTTACCATCCAACAAGACCAGTTCAATCAGCCCTTGGTCATCCTGAAGAGCGATGGGA CGATCGATGAGCTCCAGGTGAACGTCACGATTGAGACCGTCCCTCCCCCTGGAG CACGGGACTCGTTCCATGTCTTAGTGAAATACATAGGACAGGAGGTGCTTAAACGTGAGGTCATAGGCAGCGATGTCCGAATCGCCTACCTGCCCTCATCGCCTGTCCCCCCCACCCTGATGATGGGTGGGTTCCCACGCATCCCCCTCCCAGAGTCCCCCTCCACCCTGACCTCCAGCCCTGGCATCGGGCCTCGGCTCCAGGCCCTCTCCACACTGCTGCCCTTCATGGAGAAAGGGGTGATCCTGACCTCCACGGGGGCAGGGATCTATGCTAAGCGCTACTGCCAGGGCCGGGTGTTCTGGACAGGGCCACATTCAACCACGACGGGACCCCACAAGATGAACCGTGCTGTGGAGCCCGTGCTGCTCTTTGACAGAGACGCTTTCAAAATGG AGCTGGACCACTTCCGCAGTTACGGGGGAGACCCTCCTCAGTGTGTTATCACCTTGTGTTTCGGAGAGGAGTTCAGTGCCACAGAAGACCCATCCAGCAAACTCATCATCACACAG ATAACCCTACCCTGGGCTCAGCAGCAGGTCAAAGAAGCTGAAGACTTCCGGGAGTCAATGACCTACCTCCGCGACATAGCCAGCCAATCAGGAGATGTCACCATCAACCTGGTACCAGTGCCTTACCCCTGA